A DNA window from Halichondria panicea chromosome 16, odHalPani1.1, whole genome shotgun sequence contains the following coding sequences:
- the LOC135349670 gene encoding coiled-coil domain-containing protein 103-like isoform X2 — MSGEGRIDLNKLERELVGALQADRKYSRENDAKFRAVSQRVATYEEFRQIVNASHLNPLERKDVMDTARKQPWNMVAHLGRGEAMSEGPQAGTEDQHSSTLPKNGQDFMRAWRQLKHKGSIDQYKYLLNIGGVGLHKVFKVEISMELLGEMLQVLRDGYTANDTEHVLCILSQLSKSSRFGLSVTFLSVTEKKAVTELFQQLSTSETEQSLYDISEIAKLYSCNAN; from the exons ATGAGTGGGGAGGGAAGGATTGATTTAAATAAGCTGGAAAGAGAGTTAGTAGGAGCACTTCAGGCTGACAGAAAGTACTCCAGGGAGAATGATGCCAAATTTCGGGCAGTGAGCCAGAGAGTTGCAACTTATGAGGAGTTTCGGCAA ATTGTGAATGCATCCCACCTGAATCCCCTGGAGCGTAAAGATGTGATGGACACTGCTAGAAAGCAGCCGTGGAACATGGTGGCACATTTAGGGAGAGGGGAGGCCATGAGTGAAGGGCCTCAGGCAGGGACAGAGGACCAACACAGCAGCACACTCCCTAAGAATGGACAGGACTTCATGAGAGCGTGGAGACAGCTCAAGCACAAGGGTTCAATCGATCAATACAA GTACTTGCTGAACATTGGCGGAGTTGGCCTACACAAGGTCTTTAAAGTAGAGATAAG CATGGAGTTACTCGGAGAGATGCTACAGGTGCTGAGAGATGGATACACTGCCAATGACACTGAGCATGTACTCTGCATTCTGAGCCAACTCTCCAAGTCCTCACGATTCGGCCTCTCAGTGACTTTTCTCAGTGTCACAGAGAAAAAGGCA GTCACAGAACTATTCCAACAGTTATCCACATCTGAAACTGAACAATCATTATACGACATTTCTGAAATAGCTAAACTTTATTCATGCAATGCAAACTGA
- the LOC135349670 gene encoding coiled-coil domain-containing protein 103-like isoform X1 → MSGEGRIDLNKLERELVGALQADRKYSRENDAKFRAVSQRVATYEEFREIVNASHLNPLERKDVMDTARKQPWNMVAHLGRGEAMSEGPQAGTEDQHSSTLPKNGQDFMRAWRQLKHKGSIDQYKYLLNIGGVGLHKVFKVEISMELLGEMLQVLRDGYTANDTEHVLCILSQLSKSSRFGLSVTFLSVTEKKAVTELFQQLSTSETEQSLYDISEIAKLYSCNAN, encoded by the exons ATGAGTGGGGAGGGAAGGATTGATTTAAATAAGCTGGAAAGAGAGTTAGTAGGAGCACTTCAGGCTGACAGAAAGTACTCCAGGGAGAATGATGCCAAATTTCGGGCAGTGAGCCAGAGAGTTGCAACTTATGAGGAGTTTCG GGAGATTGTGAATGCATCCCACCTGAATCCCCTGGAGCGTAAAGATGTGATGGACACTGCTAGAAAGCAGCCGTGGAACATGGTGGCACATTTAGGGAGAGGGGAGGCCATGAGTGAAGGGCCTCAGGCAGGGACAGAGGACCAACACAGCAGCACACTCCCTAAGAATGGACAGGACTTCATGAGAGCGTGGAGACAGCTCAAGCACAAGGGTTCAATCGATCAATACAA GTACTTGCTGAACATTGGCGGAGTTGGCCTACACAAGGTCTTTAAAGTAGAGATAAG CATGGAGTTACTCGGAGAGATGCTACAGGTGCTGAGAGATGGATACACTGCCAATGACACTGAGCATGTACTCTGCATTCTGAGCCAACTCTCCAAGTCCTCACGATTCGGCCTCTCAGTGACTTTTCTCAGTGTCACAGAGAAAAAGGCA GTCACAGAACTATTCCAACAGTTATCCACATCTGAAACTGAACAATCATTATACGACATTTCTGAAATAGCTAAACTTTATTCATGCAATGCAAACTGA
- the LOC135349668 gene encoding lipoyl synthase, mitochondrial-like isoform X1 produces the protein MMLRTSLRGFAVSSDYVVSCVLPRVYVPVRNKSSLTEEERERLANGPGFEDFVSGFAPQTPDHLVRKKGQRLRLPEWLKTEIPVGKNFTKLTKDLRKLKLTTVCEEAKCPNIGECWGGGENRTATATIMIMGSQCTRGCRFCSVKTSRAPAPLDPDEPINTAIAIGSWGLDYIVITSVDRDDLTDGGSEHFAQTVREIKNRSPALLVECLTPDFGGNMDYVKRVALSGLDVYAHNIETVEDLHWLVRDPRAGYKQSLSVLEHAKKSVDGMVTKSSIMLGCGETDQQVLQALKDLRSSGVDCVTLGQYIQPTKWHLKVKEYVTPEKFKFWEDIGNELGFAYTASGPLVRSSYKAGEFFIKNILKEKSINKSSSVAS, from the exons ATGATGTTGAGAACAAGTCTGAGAGGTTTTGCTGTGAGCAGTGACTAT GTTGTGTCATGTGTACTCCCAAGAGTGTATGTTCCTGTGAGAAACAAGAGCTCACTTACAGAGGAAGAGCGAGAGCGACTGGCCAATGGTCCAGGGTTTGAAGACTTTGTTTCTGGCTTTGCACCACAGACACCTGACCATCTCGTCAGGAAGAAAGGGCAAag GCTGAGGTTACCAGAATGGCTCAAAACGGAGATCCCGGTTGGTAAAAATTTCACAAAACTAACCAAAGATCTCCGGAAACTCAAACTGACCACG GTGTGTGAGGAGGCCAAATGTCCTAACATTGGTGAGTGTTGGGGTGGAGGGGAGAACAGGACAGCCACAGCCACCATCATGATCATGGGTAGTCAGTGTACTCGCGGCTGTCGCTTCTGCTCAGTGAAAACCTCCCGTGCACCTGCTCCCCTGGACCCAGACGAACCAATCAATACGGCTATTGCCATCGGTAGTTGGGGCCTGGATTATATCGTGATTACCTCAGTTGATAGAGATG ATCTAACTGATGGAGGCTCTGAGCATTTTGCACAGACAGTCAGAGAAATTAAGAACAG ATCACCTGCTCTACTGGTGGAGTGTCTGACCCCGGACTTTGGTGGGAACATGGATTACGTGAAGAGAGTAGCTCTGTCTGGACTGGATGTGTATGCACACAACATAGAGACTGTGGAGGACTTGCACTG GTTGGTGAGGGACCCCAGAGCTGGCTACAAGCAGAGTCTGTCAGTGTTGGAACATGCCAAGAAGAGTGTGGATGGCATGGTCACTAAGAGCTCTATTATGCTAGGTTGTGGCGAGACTGATCAACAAGTTCTACAAGCTCTTAAAG ACTTGAGGTCTTCTGGTGTGGACTGTGTCACATTGGGGCAATATATTCAACCAACCAAGTGGCACCTCAAG GTCAAAGAGTATGTCACTCCTGAGAAGTTCAAGTTTTGGGAAGACATTGGCAATGAGCTGGGGTTTGCGTACACGGCCAGTGGACCTCTGGTACGCTCCTCTTACAAGGCTGGAGAGTtcttcatcaagaacattcTCAAGGAGAAAAGTATAAACAAGTCATCCTCAGTCGCCAGCTAG
- the LOC135349668 gene encoding lipoyl synthase, mitochondrial-like isoform X2, translating into MMLRTSLRGFAVVSCVLPRVYVPVRNKSSLTEEERERLANGPGFEDFVSGFAPQTPDHLVRKKGQRLRLPEWLKTEIPVGKNFTKLTKDLRKLKLTTVCEEAKCPNIGECWGGGENRTATATIMIMGSQCTRGCRFCSVKTSRAPAPLDPDEPINTAIAIGSWGLDYIVITSVDRDDLTDGGSEHFAQTVREIKNRSPALLVECLTPDFGGNMDYVKRVALSGLDVYAHNIETVEDLHWLVRDPRAGYKQSLSVLEHAKKSVDGMVTKSSIMLGCGETDQQVLQALKDLRSSGVDCVTLGQYIQPTKWHLKVKEYVTPEKFKFWEDIGNELGFAYTASGPLVRSSYKAGEFFIKNILKEKSINKSSSVAS; encoded by the exons ATGATGTTGAGAACAAGTCTGAGAGGTTTTGCT GTTGTGTCATGTGTACTCCCAAGAGTGTATGTTCCTGTGAGAAACAAGAGCTCACTTACAGAGGAAGAGCGAGAGCGACTGGCCAATGGTCCAGGGTTTGAAGACTTTGTTTCTGGCTTTGCACCACAGACACCTGACCATCTCGTCAGGAAGAAAGGGCAAag GCTGAGGTTACCAGAATGGCTCAAAACGGAGATCCCGGTTGGTAAAAATTTCACAAAACTAACCAAAGATCTCCGGAAACTCAAACTGACCACG GTGTGTGAGGAGGCCAAATGTCCTAACATTGGTGAGTGTTGGGGTGGAGGGGAGAACAGGACAGCCACAGCCACCATCATGATCATGGGTAGTCAGTGTACTCGCGGCTGTCGCTTCTGCTCAGTGAAAACCTCCCGTGCACCTGCTCCCCTGGACCCAGACGAACCAATCAATACGGCTATTGCCATCGGTAGTTGGGGCCTGGATTATATCGTGATTACCTCAGTTGATAGAGATG ATCTAACTGATGGAGGCTCTGAGCATTTTGCACAGACAGTCAGAGAAATTAAGAACAG ATCACCTGCTCTACTGGTGGAGTGTCTGACCCCGGACTTTGGTGGGAACATGGATTACGTGAAGAGAGTAGCTCTGTCTGGACTGGATGTGTATGCACACAACATAGAGACTGTGGAGGACTTGCACTG GTTGGTGAGGGACCCCAGAGCTGGCTACAAGCAGAGTCTGTCAGTGTTGGAACATGCCAAGAAGAGTGTGGATGGCATGGTCACTAAGAGCTCTATTATGCTAGGTTGTGGCGAGACTGATCAACAAGTTCTACAAGCTCTTAAAG ACTTGAGGTCTTCTGGTGTGGACTGTGTCACATTGGGGCAATATATTCAACCAACCAAGTGGCACCTCAAG GTCAAAGAGTATGTCACTCCTGAGAAGTTCAAGTTTTGGGAAGACATTGGCAATGAGCTGGGGTTTGCGTACACGGCCAGTGGACCTCTGGTACGCTCCTCTTACAAGGCTGGAGAGTtcttcatcaagaacattcTCAAGGAGAAAAGTATAAACAAGTCATCCTCAGTCGCCAGCTAG